From the Nostoc sp. PCC 7107 genome, the window TTAAAAGTGTATTAAATTCACTTTCTTGAATAGCATCCACTATATGAGCTTCGGTAGACATTTTTAAATTCCTCAATCTCAAACTAAAATTCAATAACTAAGTAACTATACAGAGTATATAGTAAAATTTTTACTTTATTTTTCCTGCTCATCAGTAATAGTGGCAATTGAAAAAGCCATCGCCCAGACGTAATTTTGGTAACTGTTGGGTAATGGCTATCAGCTTGTGGTCACAAGCAATAATTTATAACTAATCAGAAACTAGCCAATAGCTGAGATAGTTAAACCTGTTACAGCGATCGCACCTGCAATTGCACTGGCGATAAGTGAGGTGAGTGCTGTCCCAAATAGCCACCAAGCGGCGTTAGCAACGGTTTTTTTCGTTTCCTCGGCTTGTTTTTTCGCTTGGTGTTTAATGCTGTGTAAACGTTCCTTGGTGATTTGCTGAATGCGTTCGGCGCGTTGCAGGACGTTATCACGGGCGGCTTCGATTTGGTTGATAATGCGGTTAGCATCTTCCTGAGAAATATCTTCCCGCGAACTGATCAACGCTACTAAAGTATCACGGTCAAAATGACTCAGGCGATCGCGCAAGGCTGCAAATCCGGCTTGGGGGTCATCAAACAATTTGGCAAAATCATGCTTGATCTCTTCATAATTAAGTTCAGGACGATCTAAGGAGTTGAGGTAATTGCGAATTCTCCCTGTTACCTGATCGGTGGCTGATTTAATTCCTTGCTGAATCTGCTGGTATTGTTTGACTATCGAATCACGCGCCGATACTATTTGATCGGCAATACGGTTAACTTCCTCTTCCGAAATATCATCACGTTGGGATAATAACGCCACAATTGTGGAACGGTCAACTTGCGAAAAGCGATCGCTTAATTGACCAATTCCGGCGCGGGGGTCGCGCAACAACAGTTGTAAATCGCGTTTGATACTGTCGGGGTTGAGTTCTTCTTTATTGGCGTTACGCAGGTAATCTTCTAGGTTCGCTTCAAAATCGACAACTCGCTGAACCGTACGTTTTGCCAAGCGGCGCGGTGCTTTGATAATATCTTGAATGGCATCTTGCGCTTGGTCGATGATTTTTTGAACTTGTTCTTCGCTTAAATCACCGCGTTGAGTCACGAGTTTAACTAAAGTTTCTCGGTCAACTTGAGATAAGCGATCGCGAATCGCAGAAACTCCTTCTTTCGGATCAACCAGCAATTTTTCTAAATCTTCGCGGATACCTTCGGGGTTGAGTTCTTCTAAGTTGGTGTTGCGAAGATATTCAGCAATTTTAGTTGTGGTTTGTGTGTACTGTTCTTTAGCTTTGTCTGCTACAGCTTGCGGCGTTTGCAAGATATTATCTCTGGCTGCTTCTAGCTGATCAAGAACTTGATTAACTTCATCCTCATTTAAATCTTGACGCTGAGTCAGCAGTTTAACTAAACTATCTCTGTCAAACTGAGATAAACGCTGACGTAGCAAGTTAAATCCCGCTTGGGGGTCTTGAAGTAAAGTGCTGAAATCACGGCTAATACCTTCAGGATTGAGTTTTTCCTTATTAGTATTGCGGAGATAATCTTCTACTTTTTGCCGTAGTTCTTCTGTTTTGCTTTTTCCTTGTTCTTCTAATTGATTTAAAACAGAATACTGCACACTTTCTAGCTGATTTAGCAGATTATTAACTTCGTCTTCACTGAAGTCTTGACGCTGCAATAGGACTTGTTGCAAAACATCGCGGTCAAATCCCTGTAAGCGTTCATTTAAATCTGCAACATCAGTGTTTAATTCTGTGAGTAAATTAGTAAAATCTCGTTCAACAGCTTCATTATTCAGTTCTTCTTTACTAGTCGAACGTAAATAATTTTCGATGCGGTTCCGTAAATCTTGACCTTTATCTTTCGCTTCCGCCTGTTGCAAAGTTTCTAAAACTTCTTGGCGAATTTCTTCCATCTGTTGAGCGATTTCTTTAACTCTGGCTTCGCTAATATCACTGCGGCGAATTAGCAAATTAGCAAAATCTTCTTGGCTAAATCCTTCTAATTCACGGCGCATAGTTGCCGCATCTGCTTGCGGGTCATAGATGACATCGCGGAATTCATCTTTAATGGTGATGCGGTTAAAGTGCCAAGGTAAAGAGTTTTGAATGTAAGCTTCTATATCTTGACGGTAATTAGAGTTTGATGAATTATCTCCGGTTTTGGTAGTTTTTGCAATAGTCTCTTGCAATTGGTGAGTAATATCCTCAATATCTAAATCTTGAACTTTATCTTTCAGTTTTTGCAACTGATTGGTGATTTTATTCACATCTAGATTAGAAGTATTTACTCTTTCTAAAACTATTGGTAAAGCAGCAGTTAAACCAGATTGAATGGCTTGCTTCATACCGCCATTGCTACCGTTACCGTTACCGCCAACAGTTACCAATTCTTGCAAGCGATCGCCTAATTTATCTGATTGCAATTCTTCGGGACTTGCTGATGTGAGTAAGTCAATTACTTGCTGTGCAGGATTGCGTCGAGTTACAGTTTGTTTCCAAGCTGCTTCTAATTGGTCAGCAATTTTATTGATATCCGCTTGAGAAAAATTTGTGCGATCGCTAATTAAATCGACAAAGGTTTGACGATTGAAATTTTGCGTTAAATCACCATCAGGTATAGACTTCCAATCTATATCACTAAAAATTTTATCAAATTGGCTACGAATATCGTTGAAATCTAGTTGCGGTTTTGGCAAAGTACTTAATGAAGTTTGCAGCGTATTTTGAATACTGTCAACATCAAAGCCAGATGTTAATTCTTTTCTCACTGCGGCTGTAATATCTTCCGCTGTAGAAACCATCTGTTTTTGTGCTAAGTTTGCACCCAACGCGCTAGTTGCAGTCCCCATTAAGGCTTGCAAACCAGCGTTAGCCGTATTCGCAACTGAACCAATTAAGGAACCGACTGTTGAGGAACCAAACCAAACTATGATTGAAAAGTAAGCAGACCAGATGACTATACCAATAATTGCGCCTAAGAATGCACTCTCAATTAAGCTGAGTTTTACTGCTAAAAAACAAGCAATAAATAATGCAATAGTAACGCTAATTAATGCCAAAAATCCAACTTTATTTTCTATTTTGCGAATTGTAGTCCCTAAACTTTCATCATCATCGCTAGAAGATGAATCATCTCCCGTTGCAGAAATTCTGAAAGCAACTGCAAAGTTAGTTAGTAATAGTTGAAAGGCGAATGCCATTAAGACACCAGCCACTAATGAAACTAGAAATTTAGGCCCAGAAAAAACAAGTGAAGCTTGTTCTGGAGTTAGTAGTTCTTGGACTCTGGTTATGGCTACTAATCCATTACCCAGCCAATGTAACCCTAAAGAATTATCGACAATTTGAAGCATAGTATTTTCTCACTCATGCTCAGTTAATTTCAATTACTTTCTACGCTAATTACTAAATTCTTTAGCTGACACTTTCTTAGGGGGTAAAGTATGTTTCCGAAAGTCGTAGCTTAGAAAGTTTTTAAACAAACCGCCAAATACGCCAAGTGCGCCAAGGAAGAGAAGAAAGTCACTGAATGAAGAGTTCTAATCTCAGAGACTCAAATGTAAAACTCTTACTCTTTGCGCCTTTGCGCCTACTCTTCGAGAACGGTTTCACCGAATGCGTGAGACATTCATGCTTTATCTAAGTCTATCTACGGTTAATTAATTATCAAATCACAAAAGGTTCTATTTGATAATTATGCCATTCTTGTTGATACCATTCAGCAACTAAAGGGCGGACAATAAATCGAGGATGATTTTCGCCTGTGACATCAATTCGCAAACATGAGTAAGGACGGCGTTTTGCTGAACCGTGACCGTTGCGACCTACAAATAAATGCGATCGCGCAATTAATTTATCTCTCTCAACTAAATCAGCGCCTTCTGTTCGTTGTCGGCGCAAACTAAAGCCACTTCCACCACATACAATCCAGTTCATCGCCGAATCTGCGTGTCCAGTATTATATGTTTGCAGATATTCTAGGCAATGAGCATGACCATTTAAGACTAAATCTACTACAGCACGGTCTTGAGGCAAATCACCCACGGCTTCTGCTACTGCATTAAATACTTCACGCAAGCGAGTGCGAATTGCTAATGTTTGTCCTTGTTCCCATTTGGTCGCTTCGGTAACGTAGGGAGGATGATGGAAATAAACCACGCGTCCCCGCACTTGGGAGTTATGCCAAGATGCAATTAATCTTTGTTTCAGCCATTCCAACTGTTCGATATCGGTGTCGGCTGTTTGTTGCGGTGCTAATTGTTTGTCAATATCAACAATCAGTTCTTCAATTTGCGACAGCTTAACGTATAAGTCATCTAAATATTCGGCTTCGTTGGGGTTATCAGGATTTAACTGGCTGGATTTGTCTAAGATTTGCTGTTTTTCTTGTTCAAAGTTTTGGCGGCGTTGTTCTAAAATGATGCGTTCTGCGTCGCCTTCAGGGGTTTCTGGTAGTGGTGGCGGATTGTTGAATGTATTGGAATCTAAAGCAAAAAAGTCAATCCCACCATAACGAAAAGTGTAATAACGATTGGGCAATCGCGTAAACTGTCCGGGTTGGTAAGCTAAACAAAGACCTGTGTCTGTTTTGACTGTGTAGTGTGTGTCTAAATGTCGGTCTAAATCGCCAGGAAACTTAAATGCGTTGAGATAATCAAGAAATGCTTTAGCATAAGCATCGCCTGTTTTTGACCCATGTAAACCAACATCCATATCCAGGCGCGATCGCAATAACCGCCGAATTGGTAATGTTGTAATTGATAACAAGTTAAAGACAATTGGCAAATCATAATAATCATGATTTCCGGGTACAGGGAGAATCGGTACACGGAAAGTCATATTATCGTAAGCAATCTTTTTGGGATGCTCACCGCCGACAAGATATTCTTTGTAAGGCTGAATGAAGTTTTGCTGATAATACTCACTCGAACCGACTAAATAAATAACATCGCCTGTATGCAGCATAAAACGGCAATCATCTAAATGAGGTAATGCCAGTTCTGCTACTCGTCTTTGAGGATTTTGTCCGCCATGTCTCCCGGAACCACTATCTCCTACTACCAAAAACGAAAATTCCGTGTCATTAGCTTGACCATCTTCTAGTACCAGTTTTGTTTGGTCAATATTGCGCCTTTTAATTAACGGATCTTCCCAGCGGACACGCTGGTTCATCTTTTGAATTTTTTTAGCGATCGCTGGATCAGAAACTAGCTTCAAAACATTTTACTCCTTTTACTCTGCCGTTTCTCCTGCTGGAGGATTTTTCAACTCAATTACTAAATTTGGCAATCCTTCGAGTTTTTCAGCGAGTTCAGCTTCTTCCACTGTTGGGACAAACACTTTTAAGCCTGCGGGAACACATTTAACTTCTATTGGTGTTGTCCCTACAAGTTCACCATCCAAGACAACTTTTTGTACTGGGTCAGTGGTGATTTTAAAATGGTTAGCGCGGAGATAACCAATATCATCCCGTTCAGCCGCATTACCCGCCGACGCACTTTGAAATAAATGATATGTTGCGGCGATCGCACCTGCTTTACTTACAGGAGCAACAATTGTTACATCCAATAAGCCATCATTATAAATAATTCCCGCTGGCCCTTGTGCTAAAACTGATGTTGGTGGTGCTGCATTGGCTACGGTGACAGCGGCGGCTGTGGTTTTGATAATTTTTTCGTCTGTTTCAATTTCTACATCAAAACTCTGTAATTCTCGTAGCTGTTGAATGCCAGCTAAGATGTAAGCAATAATCCCAAAGCGGTTTTTGGCTTCGCGGTTAGCTTTTTCGACTGTTTCCGCTTCAAAGCCAATACCAGCTAGTAATATCAATGGGCGATCGTTACAATAAGCTACATCTATATCACGAGTTACCCCTTGTAAAATTGTTTGACAAGCTGCATCAATGGTGTCGGGAATTCCCAAGGCTGTAGCAAAAGCATTGGCTGTCCCCCGCGAAATAATGCCGAAAGAGATATTCGTATTAATTACAGCCGTTGCTGCTGCTGAGAGTGTCCCATCACCCCCAGAAGCAATAATCTCATTAACTCCTCGCTGAACTGCGGCATTAGCCAGTTGATCAGCATCGACTTCTTCTGTGGTGAAATGAATATCTAAGTCAATAGTGGGTTCTAATAATGAGCGAATCTCTAGCAGTTCTTGTTCTGGGTTGCCTTGACCCGCAACTGGATTAAAGATGAGGCAGGCGGAACGATTCATAAAAGTTTAATTTTAAGCAGCGATCGCTAACATACCAGAATATTCCTATCATTCCTCAAAAATTTTGACTTCTTTCTAACGATAGGTTTGTGAGTAAATCTTAATCTCAATCTAGTTGAAATTAGTCTGCATTGTTCCGTTGCTTGTTTTAAACGATACATTCACAATGTAAGCCAATACATTCACAATGTGAGCCAATACATTCACAATGTGAGCCAATACATTCACAATGTGAGCCAATACATTCACAATGTGAGCCGATACATTAACATTGTTGATTAAACGTATTTACAGAGAACCCAACCTAATTGATAAGTTCCTGATTATACAGAATAAATACTTGATTTTCCTTAAATATCTTAACTGTCCCTATTTTTCTGCTTAAATGTCTTAACTGTCCTTGTCTATTAGCCAAAATTCTCAGAAAATTTATTAATATGAAAAACCCTGCCAAATTCAGGGATAGTGAATAAAGTAAAAATAAATGGATATTGATAACATCGGTCAAATTTCTAAACGCGATTTAGAAATCATTCAACTACACCAGTTTCAACAACCTATTTACTGTTGTAATGTGACTGCGATCGCTTATGCTTTTACAGCGTTAGGATATCTGACAACTGTTGATGAGATTTTCTATGTTACTCAACTGCCAATTGCATCTGTGTTAGATGATGGCATGACTTTAGCAGAAACCTATGACACCTGTAAAATTTACATAGAAAGAAAGGGATTACCTTTGTCAATTCAGATGGATCATTTTGATAAACCGAGTATCACCCTTGAAGCCTTCACCCGCGAAGTAGAAGCTGCGGTTTGTAATGAAAATGATGTTCATATTCTCAACTTCAATACTCGGATTGCTCATGAAAATCCTAGTTTAGAAGGTGGTCACTTTTCCTTACTAGCAGATTATGACTCGAAAACTCAAGAAGTCACAATTGCCGATACAAATCCCAAGCGATATACACGCTTTTGGAAATGTCCCATTCAACGGATGTATGCTGCTTGTGTAGATAAAGATTCTTCCTCCAATCGTTCCCGTGGGATGATTATACTTCGCAGATTAGAAAAACTAAATCTTGCGAGTAACGGCGTAGCTCATCCAGCAGAACTTGCTTTAAATGCTCTCCATGCAGAAAACAGTTAAGCGTTGATGCAGTCATTCTAAAATTTTCAACAAAGACTCATCATTGTCTTAACTGTCCTAAGAAGTTATTGATCAAGTTAATATTCATTAAGGTTTACGTTATGGTGAACGTACAATTTAAACTTACGTTTCTTGATATTCTGCTGCTAACAACAAGGTTAAATTTATATTAGGATTTACGCAACGCCGATAATGTCATTGCGACCGGAACGAAGTGTAGGGAAGCAATCCCAGGGTCAGGGGGATTACTTCGCTATCGTACCCTACGGGAAGGCTAACGCCTACGTAATGACGGAGTTACGTTATTTTTGTGTAAGTCCTATATACAGCAGTCAAAGCAATACGGTTCGTTAACGTTTTAGTATTTTGATATCCCTCCAACCCCCCTTAAAAACTGTTTTCTCATCCAAAATCGTATAGTCTTTTTGAAAAATCATAAACAATCTAACAAACAAAGTAGGGATGCAAACATCTGCACCCCTACAAATAATCTATTTTGTTCTCAGACTCTTTCCGTTGCCATAATCCACAATAGATAATTCGTGTTTAGGGAAAAAATTACGAATTATCCATCATAAATTATCTTCTTCTTTTGGCAGGTCTGCGATCTAAAATATGCACAGCCGCACCAGCCGCCGCACCATTAAGACCATTTTTCAAGGTATTTCTACAGCCGCCAGTAACTGCACCTGCGACGACACCAGCACCAGCACCTACGCCAGCATCTCGGATGATATTACGTCCGTTAACTCTTCTGTCGCTTCTGGTTCTTAAACCATTAGCACCATTAACAGCCGCACCAGCCGCCGCACCAGTAGCCGCATTATTTAAGAAAGAACCGCAACCTGTTAATGCTCCTGTTAATGCACTAGCACCAGCGCCAATTGCCGCATTATTCAGAACTCGGTCATCAGCGGCAGCAGGTTGAGCCGGAATTAAGTTGATGCTGGTTAAACTAGCAGCCATCAAACCAGGTAGAAATACGCGTTTTAGGATGTGTTGCATGGGTAGTACCCTCTCAAAAATCAAACGATTGGTGAACAATTAAATATTAAGCGCGATCGCTAACACTTGTTTATTCTAGACAACAGCAACATTATCGCTGATTAGCATATTTTGATAATTACATACGTACAAGACTCATTACCTCTACTAAAAGTTAGTAATTTTAACTTGTGCTGAGAATTTACGGCAGTGAATTGATCTTCCTAAATTTTGGCTCCTAAGTTTGCTAAGTTAAACAGCTTGAATCCACTCTTTGATAGAGTATTCTGTCCAAATCCCATTTTGCCAATAGGGATCACTTTCAATTAATTGGCGGACAGCAGCTTCATCTTCAGCTTCGTAAATCCCAAAAACTTTGGTGACATCTTTGGTTGGGCCGATGGTAATTAACACACCAGATTCTTTTTGTTTGGCTAAACCATCTAAATGAGCTTGACGGTAAGGAGCGCGTTTTTCGAGAACGTTGTCGCAGTAAGTACCCCAGAGGATGTATTTGGTCATAGCTAATTAATTAAAAATGCAAATTTCACAATGAATAGTAGGGAGTGATGAGCTATAAATCAACTCATCACTGTTGATGTTTAACTTCTCAGGTTAACGCCGAATTTTTCTACTAAAGCCTCACGAACTTTGTTGTGTACAGGTTCGACTTCGGCATCGGTAAGAGTGCGATCGCTGGCCCGATATACTAAACGAAATGC encodes:
- a CDS encoding metallophosphoesterase; translation: MKLVSDPAIAKKIQKMNQRVRWEDPLIKRRNIDQTKLVLEDGQANDTEFSFLVVGDSGSGRHGGQNPQRRVAELALPHLDDCRFMLHTGDVIYLVGSSEYYQQNFIQPYKEYLVGGEHPKKIAYDNMTFRVPILPVPGNHDYYDLPIVFNLLSITTLPIRRLLRSRLDMDVGLHGSKTGDAYAKAFLDYLNAFKFPGDLDRHLDTHYTVKTDTGLCLAYQPGQFTRLPNRYYTFRYGGIDFFALDSNTFNNPPPLPETPEGDAERIILEQRRQNFEQEKQQILDKSSQLNPDNPNEAEYLDDLYVKLSQIEELIVDIDKQLAPQQTADTDIEQLEWLKQRLIASWHNSQVRGRVVYFHHPPYVTEATKWEQGQTLAIRTRLREVFNAVAEAVGDLPQDRAVVDLVLNGHAHCLEYLQTYNTGHADSAMNWIVCGGSGFSLRRQRTEGADLVERDKLIARSHLFVGRNGHGSAKRRPYSCLRIDVTGENHPRFIVRPLVAEWYQQEWHNYQIEPFVI
- a CDS encoding YegS/Rv2252/BmrU family lipid kinase, giving the protein MNRSACLIFNPVAGQGNPEQELLEIRSLLEPTIDLDIHFTTEEVDADQLANAAVQRGVNEIIASGGDGTLSAAATAVINTNISFGIISRGTANAFATALGIPDTIDAACQTILQGVTRDIDVAYCNDRPLILLAGIGFEAETVEKANREAKNRFGIIAYILAGIQQLRELQSFDVEIETDEKIIKTTAAAVTVANAAPPTSVLAQGPAGIIYNDGLLDVTIVAPVSKAGAIAATYHLFQSASAGNAAERDDIGYLRANHFKITTDPVQKVVLDGELVGTTPIEVKCVPAGLKVFVPTVEEAELAEKLEGLPNLVIELKNPPAGETAE
- a CDS encoding phytochelatin synthase family protein is translated as MDIDNIGQISKRDLEIIQLHQFQQPIYCCNVTAIAYAFTALGYLTTVDEIFYVTQLPIASVLDDGMTLAETYDTCKIYIERKGLPLSIQMDHFDKPSITLEAFTREVEAAVCNENDVHILNFNTRIAHENPSLEGGHFSLLADYDSKTQEVTIADTNPKRYTRFWKCPIQRMYAACVDKDSSSNRSRGMIILRRLEKLNLASNGVAHPAELALNALHAENS
- a CDS encoding YciI family protein, coding for MTKYILWGTYCDNVLEKRAPYRQAHLDGLAKQKESGVLITIGPTKDVTKVFGIYEAEDEAAVRQLIESDPYWQNGIWTEYSIKEWIQAV